The following proteins come from a genomic window of Miscanthus floridulus cultivar M001 chromosome 2, ASM1932011v1, whole genome shotgun sequence:
- the LOC136520081 gene encoding putative linoleate 9S-lipoxygenase 3, with translation MLSGIIDGLTGANKQARLKGTVVLMRKNVLDLNDFGATVIDSISEFLGKGVTCQLISSTLVDANNGNRGRVGAEANLEQWLTSLPSRTTGESKFGVTFNWEVEKLGVPGAVIIKNHHTAEFFLKTITLDDVPGSGTITFVANSWVYPVGKYRYNRVFFSNDTYLPSQMPTALKPYRDDELRNLRGDDQQGPYQEHDRVYRYDVYNDLGKPDGGNPRPVLGGSADHPYPRRCRTGRKPTNTDPNSESRLSLVEQIYVPRDERFGHLKMSDFLGYSIKAITQGIIPAVRTYVDTSPGEFDSFQDIINLYEGGIKLPKIQALEDMRKLFPLQLVKDLLPAGGDYLLKLPIPEIIKEDKNAWRTDEEFAREVLAGVNPMVITRLTEFPPKSTLDPSKYGDHTSTITAEHIEKNLEGLTVQQALDGNRLYILDHHDRFMPFLIDVNNLEGNFIYATRTLFFLRGDSRLAPLAIELSEPYIDGGLTKAKSKVYTPASTGVEAWVWQLAKAYVAVNDSGWHQLISHWLNTHAVMEPFVIATNRQLSVTHPVHKLLHPHFRDTMTINALARQTLINGGGIFEMTVFPGKYALAMSSAVYKSWNFTEQGLPADLVKRGVAVADPSSPYKVRLLIQDYPYANDGLAIWHAIEQWVGEYLAIYYPDDAALRGDEELQAWWKEVREVGHGDLKDAPWWPEMQAVSELASACTTIIWIASALHAAVNFGQYPYAGYLPNRPTVSRRRMPAPGSKEYEELERDPERGFIHTITSQIQTIIGISLIEILSKHYSDEVYLGQRDTPEWTSDARAQAAFKRFSDALVEIEGKVVGENRDTQLKNRNGPAEFPYMLLYPNTSDHSGAAAGLTAKGIPNSISI, from the exons ATGCTGAGCGGGATCATCGACGGGCTGACGGGGGCGAACAAGCAGGCGCGGCTCAAGGGCACGGTGGTGCTCATGCGCAAGAACGTGCTCGACCTCAACGACTTCGGCGCCACTGTCATCGACAGCATCAGCGAGTTCCTCGGCAAGGGGGTCACCTGCCAGCTCATCAGCTCCACCCTCGTCGACGCCA ACAACGGCAACCGCGGGCGGGTCGGGGCGGAGGCGAACCTGGAGCAGTGGCTGACGAGCCTGCCGTCGCGGACGACCGGCGAGTCCAAGTTCGGCGTGACGTTCAACTGGGAGGTGGAGAAGCTGGGCGTGCCGGGGGCGGTCATCATCAAGAACCACCACACCGCCGAGTTCTTCCTCAAGACCATCACGCTCGACGACGTCCCCGGCAGCGGCACCATCACCTTCGTCGCCAACTCATGGGTGTACCCTGTGGGCAAGTACCGCTACAACCGCGTCTTCTTCTCCAACGAT ACGTACCTGCCGAGCCAGATGCCGACGGCGCTGAAGCCCTACCGCGACGACGAGCTACGCAACCTCCGGGGCGACGACCAGCAGGGCCCCTACCAGGAGCACGACCGCGTGTACCGCTACGACGTCTACAACGACCTCGGCAAGCCTGACGGCGGCAACCCGCGCCCCGTCCTCGGCGGCTCCGCCGACCACCCCTACCCGCGCCGCTGCCGCACGGGCCGCAAGCCCACCAACACCG ACCCCAACTCGGAGAGCCGGCTGTCGCTGGTGGAGCAGATCTACGTGCCGCGGGACGAGCGGTTCGGCCACCTCAAGATGTCCGACTTCCTGGGCTACTCCATCAAGGCGATCACGCAGGGGATCATCCCGGCGGTGCGCACGTACGTGGACACCAGCCCCGGCGAGTTCGACTCCTTCCAGGACATCATCAACCTGTACGAGGGCGGGATCAAGCTGCCCAAGATCCAGGCGCTCGAGGACATGCGCAAGCTCTTCCCGCTCCAGCTCGTCAAGGACCTCCTCCCCGCCGGCGGCGACTACCTGCTCAAGCTCCCCATCCCGGAGATCATCAAAG AGGACAAGAATGCGTGGAGGACCGACGAGGAGTTCGCGCGGGAGGTGCTCGCCGGCGTCAACCCGATGGTGATCACGCGCCTCACG GAGTTCCCGCCGAAGAGCACGCTCGATCCCAGCAAGTACGGCGACCACACCAGCACGATCACGGCGGAGCACATCGAGAAGAACCTGGAGGGCCTCACGGTCCAGCAGGCGCTGGACGGCAACAGGCTCTACATCCTGGACCACCACGACCGGTTCATGCCGTTCCTGATCGACGTCAACAACCTGGAGGGCAACTTCATCTACGCCACCAGGACGCTCTTCTTCCTGCGCGGCGACAGCAGGCTCGCGCCGCTCGCCATCGAGCTCAGCGAGCCGTACATCGACGGAGGCCTCACCAAGGCCAAGAGCAAGGTCTACACGCCGGCGTCCACAGGCGTCGAGGCCTGGGTGTGGCAGCTCGCCAAGGCCTATGTCGCCGTTAACGACTCCGGCTGGCACCAGCTGATCAGCCACTG GCTGAACACGCACGCGGTGATGGAGCCGTTCGTGATCGCGACGAACCGGCAGCTGAGCGTGACGCACCCGGTGCACAAGCTCCTGCACCCGCACTTCCGCGACACCATGACCATCAACGCGCTGGCGCGGCAGACGCTCATCAACGGCGGCGGCATCTTCGAGATGACCGTGTTCCCGGGCAAGTACGCGCTGGCCATGTCCTCCGCGGTGTACAAGAGCTGGAACTTCACGGAGCAGGGCCTCCCCGCCGACCTCGTCAAGCGGGGCGTGGCGGTGGCGGACCCGTCGAGCCCCTACAAGGTGCGGCTGCTGATCCAGGACTACCCGTACGCGAACGACGGGCTGGCGATCTGGCACGCCATCGAGCAGTGGGTGGGCGAGTACCTGGCCATCTACTACCCCGACGACGCCGCGCTGCGGGGCGACGAGGAGCTGCAGGCGTGGTGGAAGGAGGTGCGCGAGGTCGGGCACGGCGACCTCAAGGACGCGCCGTGGTGGCCCGAGATGCAGGCCGTGTCGGAGCTCGCCAGCGCCTGCACCACCATCATCTGGATCGCGTCGGCGCTGCACGCCGCCGTGAACTTCGGCCAGTACCCGTACGCGGGGTACCTCCCGAACCGGCCCACGGTGAGCCGGCGCCGGATGCCGGCGCCGGGCAGCAAGGAGTACGAGGAGCTGGAGCGCGACCCGGAGCGCGGCTTCATCCACACCATCACGAGCCAGATCCAGACCATCATCGGCATCTCGCTCATCGAGATCCTTTCCAAGCACTACTCCGACGAGGTGTACCTCGGGCAGCGCGACACCCCCGAGTGGACCTCCGACGCCAGAGCGCAGGCGGCGTTCAAGCGGTTCAGCGACGCGCTGGTGGAGATCGAGGGCAAGGTGGTAGGCGAGAACCGCGACACGCAGCTGAAGAACAGGAACGGGCCCGCCGAGTTCCCCTACATGCTGCTCTACCCCAACACCTCTGACCACAGTGGCGCCGCCGCCGGGCTCACCGCCAAGGGCATTCCCAACAGCATCTCCATCTGA